The following coding sequences lie in one Timaviella obliquedivisa GSE-PSE-MK23-08B genomic window:
- the dnaK gene encoding molecular chaperone DnaK, with product MGKVVGIDLGTTNSVVAVMEGGKPIVIANAEGMRTTPSVVAFTKEEERLVGQMARRQAVLNPQNTFYGVKRYIGRLYEDITPESKRVPYTIRMDEYGNIKVKCPRMRKEYAPEEISAMVLRKLAEEAERYLGEPITGAVITVPAYFDDAQRQATRDAGRIAGLEVLRILNEPTAASLAYGLDRRESQMILVYDLGGGTFDVSVMDIGDGVFEVRSTSGDTQLGGVDFDNKIVDWLADQFFEQEGVDLRRDRQSLQRLMEAAEKAKIELSGVAVTEISLPFIAATEDGPKHLETRLTRSQFEGLCGDLINRLRRPVKQALDDAGVSPAQIDEVVLVGGSTRIPMIKQLVRSLIDREPNENVNPDEVVAVGAAIQAAILNQEVKDILLLDVTPLSLGLETIGGVMKKLIPRNTAIPVRRSDVFSTSENNQTMVEVHVVQGEREMAADNKSLGRFKLMGIPPAPRGIPQVQVSLDIDANGILQVTALDRTTGREQGVTIQGASTLSDAEVDRMIQEAELYADQDRQKRDRIEKRTKAEALTFEAERQLREVALDFGMQFASSYRRKIENLVQELRAFLSKNDDRGIDITQGDLRDALYDLQQEVYSLTREDEDEGDFFGSIRRTLSSIGEDFFSDDDDRDYYDNRRDPYGRDSYLDRRDSYGGSAYGTRPNRDFYSPEPSSRDPYSRDSYDRRPQDDWDNSKPYGNANRELYDASDRSSFAPRDDRDSYGNRETRGNGDRDPYANQRDDVPRDRVSRNSFPGDNTLRDNTPRDSTPRDNRNSRNSEQDGYEVRNAYEDQNDSNDRQPYSRDRQTPAERNERNAPQVTPKSSRNLGADGNRGDYSNGDRRPPSSDRRLPSSESRPDRYTNTDDEWGDDDEWL from the coding sequence ATGGGAAAAGTAGTCGGCATTGACCTAGGGACAACCAACTCAGTTGTTGCCGTAATGGAAGGCGGTAAGCCAATTGTCATTGCCAATGCCGAGGGAATGCGAACGACACCTTCGGTTGTTGCTTTTACTAAGGAGGAGGAACGACTAGTCGGGCAAATGGCGCGCCGACAGGCAGTTCTAAATCCTCAGAATACTTTTTATGGAGTGAAGCGATACATAGGGCGCTTGTACGAAGATATTACGCCAGAGTCAAAGCGAGTCCCCTACACCATCCGCATGGACGAGTATGGCAATATCAAAGTTAAGTGCCCTCGGATGCGGAAAGAGTACGCACCGGAAGAAATTTCGGCAATGGTGCTACGGAAGCTGGCAGAGGAAGCTGAGCGTTATTTGGGTGAACCGATTACCGGCGCAGTGATCACGGTTCCGGCTTATTTTGATGATGCCCAACGGCAAGCAACGCGAGATGCAGGGCGAATTGCTGGGTTGGAAGTGCTGAGAATTTTGAATGAACCGACTGCTGCTTCTTTGGCGTACGGTTTAGATCGGCGCGAGAGCCAGATGATTCTGGTCTATGACTTGGGCGGTGGCACTTTTGATGTATCAGTGATGGATATTGGTGATGGTGTGTTTGAAGTCCGATCGACCAGTGGCGACACACAGCTGGGTGGTGTAGACTTTGACAACAAAATTGTGGATTGGTTAGCAGATCAGTTTTTTGAGCAGGAGGGTGTCGATTTACGTCGCGATCGCCAGTCTTTGCAACGCCTTATGGAAGCTGCAGAAAAAGCCAAGATTGAACTTTCTGGCGTAGCAGTGACTGAAATTAGTTTGCCTTTTATTGCCGCTACTGAAGATGGTCCTAAGCATCTTGAAACTCGCCTTACCCGTTCTCAGTTTGAAGGATTGTGCGGCGATTTAATTAATCGCCTCCGCCGCCCTGTCAAGCAAGCGTTGGATGATGCAGGCGTGAGCCCGGCGCAAATTGATGAAGTGGTACTGGTCGGAGGCTCTACTCGCATCCCGATGATTAAACAACTGGTGCGATCGCTGATTGACCGCGAACCCAACGAAAACGTGAACCCTGATGAAGTCGTCGCAGTCGGTGCCGCGATCCAAGCCGCGATTTTGAACCAAGAGGTTAAAGATATTCTGCTTCTAGACGTGACTCCTCTTTCTTTAGGGTTGGAAACAATTGGCGGCGTTATGAAGAAACTAATTCCTCGTAATACTGCCATTCCTGTGCGGCGATCGGACGTATTTTCTACCTCTGAGAACAATCAAACGATGGTAGAGGTGCATGTGGTTCAAGGCGAGCGGGAAATGGCAGCCGATAATAAATCTTTGGGTCGCTTCAAGTTGATGGGGATTCCTCCGGCTCCACGTGGCATTCCTCAGGTGCAGGTATCGCTAGATATTGATGCCAATGGTATTTTGCAGGTAACAGCCCTCGATCGCACCACAGGGCGTGAGCAAGGCGTGACCATTCAAGGCGCTTCAACCTTGAGCGATGCAGAAGTGGATCGGATGATTCAAGAAGCAGAGCTATACGCCGATCAAGATCGGCAGAAGCGCGATCGCATTGAAAAGCGCACTAAAGCCGAAGCTCTCACCTTTGAGGCAGAACGACAACTCAGGGAAGTCGCCCTAGACTTTGGAATGCAGTTTGCCAGTTCCTACCGCCGTAAAATTGAGAATTTGGTGCAAGAACTACGCGCTTTCCTCTCCAAAAATGACGATCGCGGCATCGATATTACTCAAGGCGATTTGCGCGACGCTCTCTATGATCTTCAGCAAGAAGTCTACAGCCTGACCCGTGAAGATGAAGACGAAGGTGATTTCTTTGGCTCTATTCGGCGCACCTTGTCTAGCATTGGTGAGGATTTCTTCTCCGATGACGACGATCGCGACTACTACGACAATCGGCGCGACCCCTACGGACGTGATTCTTATTTAGACCGCCGTGACTCCTACGGTGGTTCTGCCTACGGCACTCGTCCTAACCGCGATTTCTACAGCCCGGAGCCTTCCAGCCGCGACCCCTACAGCCGTGATTCTTACGATCGCAGACCTCAAGACGATTGGGATAACAGCAAACCTTACGGCAACGCAAACCGCGAACTTTACGATGCTAGCGATCGCAGTTCCTTCGCACCTAGGGACGATCGTGATTCCTATGGCAACCGAGAGACTAGAGGTAACGGCGATCGTGATCCCTACGCCAACCAGCGTGATGATGTTCCTAGAGATAGGGTTTCTAGAAACAGTTTTCCTGGAGACAACACTCTTAGAGACAATACTCCCAGAGACAGCACCCCTAGAGACAACCGTAATTCAAGAAACTCTGAGCAGGATGGCTATGAAGTTCGGAATGCCTACGAGGATCAGAATGACAGCAACGATCGCCAGCCCTATAGCCGCGATCGCCAAACTCCTGCCGAGCGCAACGAGCGTAATGCTCCCCAGGTCACACCCAAGAGCAGCCGTAACCTGGGTGCTGACGGCAATCGCGGAGACTATTCCAATGGCGATCGCCGACCTCCTAGTAGCGATCGTCGCCTCCCCTCCTCCGAATCCCGTCCTGATCGGTACACTAACACTGATGATGAATGGGGCGATGATGACGAATGGCTCTAA
- a CDS encoding J domain-containing protein produces the protein MQNFRNYYAILGVPRDASSEDIKLSYRKMARRYHPDLNPDDLEAEERFKDLGEAYEVLSDSSKRAQYDQYSRFWKQSGFQGAARGKPGRDGFDFGKYRDFNSFVDQLLNREEKASRAPRDPYRPGSSKTEYTIPRQNQPSQDSPRNAEALLTVPLERAFTGGRERVRLGDGRSLEVNMPAGMFTGQKVRLRGQGVAGGDLYLRIDVSPHIFFKVEGADISCQLPVTPTEAVLGGAIEVPTLDGMVKMVIPSGVRSGQKLRMSGKGYPVDGDRGDQIVEIQIVAPKEVTLQERELYEKLRHLETFNPREDLMG, from the coding sequence ATGCAAAACTTCCGAAACTACTACGCCATTTTGGGAGTGCCCAGAGACGCAAGCAGCGAAGACATTAAGCTCTCCTACCGTAAGATGGCGAGAAGATACCATCCTGACCTTAATCCGGATGATTTGGAGGCAGAGGAACGGTTTAAAGATTTAGGCGAGGCGTACGAAGTTCTATCAGACAGTAGCAAACGGGCGCAGTATGACCAATACAGCCGTTTTTGGAAGCAGAGTGGCTTTCAGGGTGCAGCGCGAGGCAAGCCAGGACGAGATGGCTTTGACTTCGGCAAATACCGTGACTTTAATTCGTTTGTTGACCAGTTGTTGAACCGTGAAGAAAAAGCCAGTCGCGCACCCCGTGATCCCTATCGTCCCGGCAGCAGTAAAACTGAGTACACGATTCCTCGCCAAAACCAGCCTTCCCAGGACAGCCCCCGAAATGCAGAAGCTTTGCTGACTGTTCCCTTGGAACGCGCGTTTACAGGCGGACGAGAACGAGTGCGCCTGGGCGATGGACGATCGCTCGAAGTTAATATGCCTGCCGGAATGTTCACAGGGCAAAAAGTTCGTTTAAGGGGACAGGGCGTAGCGGGCGGTGACCTGTATTTAAGAATCGATGTTTCTCCCCATATTTTCTTTAAAGTTGAAGGGGCAGATATTTCTTGCCAATTGCCTGTTACACCCACTGAGGCAGTACTGGGCGGAGCGATCGAGGTGCCAACGCTTGATGGCATGGTGAAGATGGTCATTCCGTCGGGAGTGCGCTCGGGGCAAAAGCTGCGGATGAGTGGCAAAGGCTATCCCGTTGATGGCGATCGGGGCGATCAAATTGTAGAGATTCAAATTGTTGCGCCCAAGGAAGTGACCTTGCAGGAACGAGAGCTTTACGAAAAGCTGCGGCATCTGGAAACCTTCAACCCGCGCGAAGATTTAATGGGGTAG
- a CDS encoding fatty acid desaturase, whose product MTVSAEKIENLAPATINALDASSLRLRHILQTLPSECFQKNRFKAWTAALVSVLTVTIGYGAIAYSPWFLLPLAWVFTGTAATGWFVIGHDCGHRSFANRRWVNDLVGHIFMMPLVYPFHSWRILHNFHHKHTNKLEVDNAWQPFMTDFYDEMGGFQQWAYRRMRGGFWWLASTIHWSLLHFNLNEFAPKDHRKVKLSIASVVLFAAIAFPLLIATTGIWGFVKFWLMPWLVYHFWMSTFTLVHHTHPEIPFTPAEDWSEATAQLTGTVHCEYPRWVEFLCHDINVHIPHHISTAIPSYNLRMAHQSLKQNWGKHLLEYRFSFEFMKQIVAQCHLHNPDDLLYQSFRQHHQNDQ is encoded by the coding sequence ATGACGGTATCAGCGGAAAAGATTGAGAATTTGGCTCCTGCCACAATAAATGCCTTAGATGCCTCTTCCTTACGGCTCAGGCACATTTTACAGACGCTCCCTTCTGAATGCTTTCAAAAGAATCGTTTTAAGGCATGGACTGCGGCTTTGGTGAGTGTGTTGACTGTGACGATCGGCTATGGGGCGATCGCTTATTCCCCCTGGTTCTTGCTGCCCTTAGCTTGGGTGTTTACTGGAACCGCAGCAACAGGCTGGTTTGTAATTGGTCACGACTGCGGGCATCGCTCCTTTGCTAACCGCCGTTGGGTGAATGATTTGGTTGGGCACATTTTTATGATGCCGTTGGTGTATCCATTCCATAGCTGGCGAATTTTGCATAACTTCCATCACAAGCACACCAACAAACTAGAAGTTGACAATGCTTGGCAGCCGTTCATGACGGATTTTTATGATGAAATGGGTGGATTTCAGCAATGGGCTTACCGTCGAATGCGCGGCGGCTTTTGGTGGTTAGCTTCTACAATCCATTGGAGTTTGCTGCACTTTAACTTGAATGAGTTTGCGCCTAAAGATCATCGTAAAGTGAAGCTATCTATTGCTTCAGTTGTTCTATTTGCAGCGATCGCCTTCCCTCTTCTCATTGCCACCACAGGCATTTGGGGCTTTGTCAAATTCTGGCTCATGCCCTGGCTGGTCTACCATTTTTGGATGAGTACTTTTACTTTAGTACACCATACTCATCCTGAAATCCCTTTCACGCCTGCGGAAGACTGGAGTGAGGCAACGGCTCAACTGACCGGAACCGTGCACTGTGAATATCCTCGCTGGGTGGAGTTCCTTTGCCACGATATTAACGTCCATATCCCTCATCACATTTCCACCGCCATTCCTTCTTACAACTTGCGTATGGCACACCAGAGTCTTAAGCAGAACTGGGGAAAGCATTTGTTAGAGTACCGCTTTTCATTCGAGTTTATGAAGCAGATTGTGGCACAGTGCCATTTGCATAATCCTGATGATCTGCTTTATCAATCTTTCCGGCAGCATCACCAAAATGATCAGTAA
- a CDS encoding BrnT family toxin — protein MQFTRDDSKRRSNLSKHGFDFADASIVVEGATFTYEDTRFTYGEQRWIKLGLLRENVVVIAHTEDSNEIRLISMRGGTKHEQAIFLQHL, from the coding sequence ATGCAGTTCACCCGAGACGATAGTAAACGCCGCTCAAATCTCTCTAAGCATGGATTTGACTTTGCTGATGCCTCAATCGTTGTTGAGGGAGCGACATTCACTTACGAAGACACTCGATTTACCTATGGTGAGCAGCGTTGGATTAAGCTGGGGCTATTGCGTGAAAACGTTGTAGTGATTGCTCATACTGAAGACAGTAACGAAATAAGACTTATTTCAATGCGAGGAGGAACCAAACATGAACAAGCCATCTTCCTCCAACATCTCTGA
- a CDS encoding DUF72 domain-containing protein → MTFHLGCAIWAYKDWVGDLFPTGSRATDFLNLYSRRFTTVEGNTTFYSIPDAATVKRWATETPDGFKFCLKLPRDLTHQGLLADKVQGALDFLQQMEGLETRLGPYFAQLPPTYNPTQFADLVTFLEAFPRRETRLALEVRHSDWFHEPHATKLNELLTELGVGRVLLDTRPVYDCPDNPEIYAERRKPRVPLHHTLTADFSLIRYISHPQLELNQAFLEEWVVQMEVWLQQGKQIYFFVHCPVEVHSPTNAKHFQQLLETQGVNVPPLPWNTITPPPDQLSLF, encoded by the coding sequence ATGACCTTCCATCTCGGCTGCGCAATTTGGGCATACAAAGACTGGGTAGGCGATCTCTTCCCCACAGGTAGCCGTGCGACAGATTTCCTAAATCTCTACAGCCGCCGCTTCACCACTGTAGAAGGCAATACTACATTCTATTCCATCCCTGACGCAGCGACGGTAAAGCGGTGGGCAACCGAAACACCAGACGGATTCAAGTTTTGCCTCAAGCTGCCGCGCGATCTAACTCATCAAGGATTGTTAGCCGATAAAGTGCAAGGAGCCTTAGATTTTCTGCAACAAATGGAAGGATTAGAAACTCGCCTGGGACCTTACTTTGCTCAACTTCCTCCCACCTATAACCCCACTCAATTCGCAGATCTTGTTACTTTTCTCGAAGCCTTTCCTCGTCGAGAAACTCGTCTTGCTTTAGAAGTTCGGCATTCTGACTGGTTCCACGAACCCCACGCCACGAAGCTGAATGAATTGCTCACAGAGTTAGGCGTGGGGCGGGTTTTGCTGGACACTCGACCAGTCTACGATTGTCCAGACAACCCAGAGATTTATGCAGAGCGAAGGAAGCCAAGAGTGCCATTGCATCATACGCTCACGGCTGATTTCAGCTTAATTCGCTATATCAGCCATCCACAGCTAGAACTGAATCAAGCATTCTTAGAAGAATGGGTGGTACAGATGGAGGTGTGGCTACAGCAGGGAAAGCAGATTTACTTTTTTGTCCATTGTCCGGTAGAAGTGCATTCGCCTACGAATGCTAAACATTTTCAGCAGCTTTTGGAAACTCAAGGGGTTAATGTACCCCCTTTGCCCTGGAATACTATTACACCACCGCCTGACCAACTCAGTCT
- a CDS encoding DUF4347 domain-containing protein, with translation MTSSTLSTLLFIDSHVDNYLSLVQGVHSEAEVIVLDPTQDGIRQISQVLAERREIESLQILSHGSEANLQLGSTELAATNLNQYIEEIRQWSKALAKNADVLLYGCNLAAGRLGKAFVQQLSLGLRANVAASENLTGSRELGGDWELGFCTGEVKSGMAIAPAVLAAYPTTLQNFNISSFADLKNAIIAANGTLEDDKFNFNNDITLSEELPQINSNIDFVGNSRTISGNNAFRVLYVNSGTVRVSNLTIAKGRASGALGINGTTTGGSNGGNGQGGGLYINGGSVTTINVTFENNQAIGGNGGDSFSSGGGNGGDGLGGAVFVNGGTLRLSTTSFNTNAARRGEGGSGNTTSGNRGIGKGGALYVNSVAGTVISENSPLFSFNTATDAGSTGTDTPNLFGSVAVVIPPTVASISRSDLNPTASGIVGYAVNFSQDVTGVDISDFSLTASSGITGAAIDSITGSGRAYTVLVRTGTGNTGTLRLNVVDDDTIETSGTPLGGTGINNGEMPGEEYTINRIPPRVFSIVRKSPDALTASTTVVYTVTFDTDVTGVDPTDFALVATGITGATVNTVTKISNNVYDVEVKTGTGNGDLGLNLVDDDSIASNDTRRLALGGIGSVNGNYTGAIYSIDKTPPIVVSMTRNELETLNASSVSYTVAFSQNVTGVDTADFTLVSSGITGASIASVTPIDSKTYTVAINTGSGDGTLTLNLTDNDSIKNTLGVVLADVGNGNGNFAGQSYTLIKSAPLAAGITLVNPNPIAAGSVNYAVTFNQNVTGVDAADFALVASGLTGTSITSVTGSGKSYNVLVNTGNGSGTLGLNLVDNDSIKNAVNLSLGGTGAGNGNLTGQAYNITKTPPRVASISRLEGSPTNAAIVNFSVIFSENVLRVDAADFALASNVTGARIDTVTRVNGSYYTVAVNTGSGNGAIGLNLVDDDSILNSLGIVLGGTGSGNGNFRGEAYILDRTSPSVNIIDVSPKTRSTKVDAITIQFAEAVSGFDMADLGLVRNGETMPLQGASLATEDGITWTLSNLKKLTNRRGDYVLSISASDSGVFDTAGNPLNMTASDRWTNLVSVNADDLGINRRGTNKADILQGTDNADTLRGLKGNDRLIGLDGGDTLIGGSGNDILVSGDGQDTMNGGAGADRFVFSGATQAKALAGSLVDLPDRIKGFDPIKGDRFQLDFDDDLKTSDRPKSLSNAGNIKGTSLESAVKSAYADKNQNSSGKQPLAVNEAVLFNWQNQSYLSVNGGSAGFSENQDLVVAISGIKLKAGDAIAGTLVVGNYFV, from the coding sequence ATGACTTCTTCAACTCTTTCGACTCTGCTTTTTATTGACTCCCACGTTGATAACTATCTCAGCCTGGTTCAAGGTGTACATTCAGAAGCCGAAGTCATTGTGCTTGACCCGACTCAAGATGGCATTCGGCAAATCAGCCAGGTTTTAGCAGAGCGCCGAGAGATTGAGAGTCTACAAATTCTCTCCCACGGTAGTGAAGCTAACTTGCAGTTAGGCTCGACTGAGCTAGCCGCCACTAATTTAAATCAATACATTGAGGAAATACGCCAGTGGAGCAAGGCTCTGGCAAAAAATGCCGATGTCCTATTATATGGGTGCAATTTGGCAGCGGGGAGGTTAGGCAAAGCGTTCGTGCAGCAGTTGAGCTTAGGGCTACGGGCAAATGTTGCGGCTTCTGAAAATTTGACTGGGAGTAGGGAGTTAGGCGGCGATTGGGAGCTAGGGTTTTGTACGGGGGAAGTGAAATCAGGCATGGCGATCGCCCCCGCAGTCCTCGCAGCCTACCCTACCACCCTACAAAACTTCAACATCAGCAGTTTTGCCGATCTTAAAAATGCCATTATCGCAGCCAACGGTACTCTTGAAGACGATAAATTTAACTTCAATAACGACATTACCCTGTCAGAAGAACTGCCACAAATCAATAGCAACATTGACTTTGTGGGCAACAGCCGCACCATCAGCGGTAACAATGCTTTCCGTGTTCTCTACGTCAACAGCGGCACGGTTCGCGTTTCTAACCTGACGATCGCCAAAGGCAGAGCCTCCGGCGCTTTAGGCATAAACGGCACCACAACAGGCGGCAGCAACGGCGGCAATGGTCAAGGCGGCGGGCTTTATATCAACGGCGGCTCAGTCACTACTATTAATGTCACGTTTGAAAATAATCAGGCGATCGGGGGGAACGGCGGCGACAGTTTCAGTAGCGGCGGCGGCAATGGCGGCGATGGTCTAGGGGGCGCCGTTTTTGTCAATGGCGGCACTCTCCGGCTCAGCACGACTTCCTTCAATACCAATGCTGCCAGACGGGGTGAAGGCGGCAGCGGCAATACGACATCAGGCAACCGTGGCATTGGCAAAGGGGGCGCTCTATACGTCAACTCTGTCGCTGGCACAGTCATCTCCGAAAATTCACCACTCTTCAGTTTCAACACAGCAACCGATGCTGGCAGCACTGGAACCGACACCCCTAACCTGTTTGGATCAGTTGCCGTCGTTATTCCGCCTACAGTTGCTTCTATTAGCCGATCCGATCTAAATCCTACTGCCAGCGGCATCGTTGGGTACGCCGTCAATTTTAGCCAAGACGTAACAGGTGTTGATATCAGTGACTTTAGCCTCACTGCTTCCAGCGGCATCACTGGAGCGGCGATCGACTCCATAACAGGTAGCGGTAGAGCCTATACCGTGTTGGTCAGAACAGGCACCGGAAACACGGGCACGCTCAGGCTCAATGTCGTAGACGATGACACGATTGAAACCAGCGGCACCCCCCTCGGTGGCACAGGCATAAACAATGGTGAAATGCCTGGAGAAGAGTACACCATCAATCGCATTCCGCCCAGAGTCTTTTCCATCGTTCGCAAAAGCCCAGATGCGCTCACCGCATCTACAACAGTCGTTTACACAGTCACCTTCGACACAGATGTTACGGGAGTTGATCCAACAGATTTTGCCCTAGTTGCCACAGGCATTACAGGAGCCACTGTTAATACGGTCACTAAAATCAGTAACAATGTCTACGACGTAGAAGTTAAGACCGGAACAGGAAATGGTGACTTAGGACTAAACCTGGTGGATGATGATTCGATCGCTAGTAATGATACCCGTCGCTTAGCATTGGGCGGCATTGGATCTGTCAATGGAAACTACACAGGCGCAATTTACAGCATTGACAAAACCCCGCCTATTGTAGTTTCCATGACTCGCAATGAACTAGAGACATTGAATGCGTCGAGCGTTTCCTACACCGTTGCCTTTAGCCAAAACGTTACAGGAGTTGATACCGCAGACTTTACGCTAGTTTCGTCTGGAATAACGGGAGCCAGCATTGCCTCTGTAACGCCTATTGATAGTAAAACCTATACCGTGGCAATTAATACAGGTAGCGGTGATGGCACACTGACGCTTAATCTGACTGACAATGACTCAATTAAAAATACTCTGGGTGTCGTGCTAGCAGATGTTGGTAACGGCAATGGCAACTTTGCTGGGCAATCTTACACCCTGATTAAGAGTGCGCCTTTGGCAGCTGGCATTACGTTAGTGAATCCTAACCCGATCGCCGCTGGCAGCGTTAACTACGCGGTTACGTTTAACCAGAACGTGACTGGGGTAGATGCCGCAGATTTTGCTCTAGTCGCTTCAGGATTAACGGGCACTAGCATTACCTCGGTCACAGGCAGCGGTAAAAGTTATAACGTCTTGGTTAACACGGGCAACGGCAGCGGCACACTGGGTCTGAACTTAGTAGACAACGATTCTATTAAAAACGCAGTGAACCTATCTCTTGGAGGGACAGGGGCAGGCAACGGCAACTTGACCGGACAAGCTTATAACATCACTAAAACACCGCCCAGAGTGGCATCCATCAGCCGCCTAGAAGGTAGCCCCACCAATGCTGCCATAGTCAATTTCTCGGTGATTTTTAGTGAAAATGTGCTGCGAGTGGATGCTGCAGACTTTGCCTTAGCCAGCAACGTAACTGGAGCCAGAATTGACACAGTCACGCGAGTCAATGGTAGCTACTATACTGTGGCAGTCAACACTGGCTCAGGGAATGGAGCGATCGGACTTAACCTGGTTGATGATGATTCCATCCTTAACAGTTTAGGAATTGTTTTAGGCGGGACGGGAAGTGGCAATGGCAATTTTAGGGGAGAAGCTTATATCCTCGATCGCACCTCTCCGTCAGTCAACATTATTGATGTTTCTCCTAAAACGCGCAGCACCAAAGTTGATGCCATCACGATTCAGTTTGCTGAAGCCGTCAGCGGTTTTGATATGGCAGATTTAGGTTTGGTTCGTAACGGTGAAACCATGCCCTTGCAAGGGGCAAGCCTTGCCACTGAAGACGGCATTACTTGGACATTGAGCAACCTTAAAAAGCTCACGAACCGCCGAGGTGATTATGTCCTTTCTATCTCTGCTAGTGACTCGGGCGTGTTTGATACAGCCGGAAATCCTCTTAACATGACTGCCAGCGATCGCTGGACAAATCTAGTCTCGGTTAATGCCGACGATCTAGGCATCAACCGCCGAGGCACAAACAAAGCTGATATTCTCCAAGGCACCGATAACGCCGACACCCTTAGAGGACTGAAGGGCAACGATAGACTAATTGGCTTGGACGGTGGCGACACATTAATTGGGGGGAGCGGCAACGATATCCTGGTCAGTGGCGACGGTCAAGACACAATGAATGGGGGGGCAGGAGCCGATCGCTTTGTGTTCTCTGGTGCAACTCAGGCAAAAGCATTAGCAGGTTCTCTCGTAGATCTGCCCGACCGGATTAAAGGTTTTGATCCTATAAAAGGCGATCGCTTCCAACTCGACTTTGACGATGACTTGAAGACGAGCGATCGTCCCAAATCACTCTCCAATGCAGGCAATATCAAGGGCACCAGTTTAGAATCCGCCGTTAAATCTGCCTATGCTGACAAGAACCAGAACAGCTCCGGAAAACAGCCATTGGCAGTCAATGAAGCCGTCCTCTTTAACTGGCAGAATCAGAGCTATCTGTCAGTGAACGGTGGCAGCGCCGGGTTCTCGGAAAACCAAGATTTAGTGGTGGCTATTTCGGGGATTAAGTTAAAAGCTGGAGATGCGATCGCGGGGACTTTGGTAGTAGGGAATTACTTTGTTTAG
- a CDS encoding AAA family ATPase: MTYYISPRFLNKLAIHITKNFLKLPNVRVPLILGIHGRKGEGKSFQCELVFERMGIEVVHMSAGELESPDAGDPARTIRVRYREAADLVKVRGKMAVLMINDIDAGAGRVDQYTQYTVNTQLVNGTLMNIADNPTNVQLPGSYDSEPVQRIPIIVTGNDFATLYAPLIRDGRMEKFFWEPNRDDRIGTVSGIFEADAVARGDIEKLVDTFPEQSIDFYGALRSRLYDEQVQQLIESVGIDGISLRVVNSAEAPPEFKKPNFSLPHLLEIGGEMVAEQKRIQEMRLAEEYNKSLYFTRKGEAIAQQASVSQSPFPSPVSQSPIASPSVASNGSSQSYAGQPASTRLTPDIVTEVNRILGMGDRLGIEWVDERRFRANSWNCYNTLQGNGAEALAVLETCLEEHSGDYIRLVSIAAKDRRRISENIIHRPSSR, from the coding sequence ATGACTTACTACATTTCTCCCCGCTTTCTCAACAAGCTTGCCATTCACATTACCAAAAACTTTCTCAAGCTCCCTAACGTCAGAGTTCCGCTGATTTTAGGGATTCATGGACGCAAAGGCGAAGGCAAATCTTTTCAGTGTGAGCTAGTTTTTGAGCGAATGGGCATTGAAGTGGTTCACATGTCTGCAGGAGAGCTAGAAAGCCCAGATGCAGGCGACCCGGCAAGAACGATTCGGGTACGCTACCGCGAAGCCGCTGATCTGGTGAAGGTGCGGGGCAAAATGGCAGTACTGATGATCAATGATATTGATGCAGGCGCAGGACGGGTTGATCAATACACCCAGTACACTGTCAATACTCAGTTAGTCAACGGCACCCTGATGAACATTGCCGATAATCCGACCAATGTTCAGCTTCCAGGCAGCTATGACTCTGAGCCAGTGCAGCGAATTCCTATCATTGTGACTGGGAACGATTTTGCGACCTTATATGCGCCTTTAATTCGAGATGGACGCATGGAGAAGTTTTTCTGGGAGCCCAATCGAGACGATCGCATCGGGACGGTCAGCGGTATTTTTGAGGCAGATGCAGTAGCACGGGGCGATATTGAGAAATTAGTCGATACCTTTCCTGAACAATCTATCGACTTTTATGGAGCCTTGCGATCGCGCCTTTATGATGAACAGGTTCAGCAGTTAATCGAATCTGTCGGCATTGATGGCATTTCCTTACGGGTTGTTAACAGCGCCGAAGCACCCCCCGAGTTCAAAAAGCCCAACTTCAGCCTGCCCCATTTGCTCGAAATTGGTGGTGAAATGGTTGCAGAGCAGAAGCGAATTCAAGAAATGCGTTTAGCTGAAGAGTACAACAAGTCTCTTTACTTCACTCGAAAAGGAGAAGCGATTGCTCAGCAAGCTTCTGTCTCTCAATCTCCTTTCCCCTCTCCCGTTTCTCAGTCTCCCATTGCTTCTCCGTCTGTTGCGTCTAATGGTTCTTCTCAGAGCTATGCAGGACAGCCTGCTTCAACTCGCTTAACTCCAGATATAGTAACTGAGGTCAATCGAATTTTGGGTATGGGCGATCGCCTGGGCATTGAGTGGGTAGACGAGCGCCGCTTTCGGGCAAACTCATGGAATTGCTACAACACCTTACAGGGAAACGGTGCAGAGGCATTGGCGGTTTTAGAGACTTGCTTAGAAGAACATTCTGGGGACTATATTCGTCTGGTCAGCATTGCTGCTAAAGACCGACGGAGAATTTCTGAAAATATTATTCACCGTCCTTCCAGTCGGTAA